The genomic window caggagttgtgcagagccagaaggttcccctgagcctcctcttctccaggccgAGCCCCtttgcagctccctcagctgccccagccccttgcccagctctgttcccttctccgGACACGCTGCAGCCCCTCCGTGTTTCCCTGACGGgcggggcagagccgggcacGGCCCTGGAGTGGCGCCGGCAGtgccgggcacagccccgctgCCCAGAGGGGCATTGGCAGCGTTTCCCCCTGTCCAGCATCCCGCGGACGTCGGGGCTGCCCCGACAGCTCGGAGCCGGCCCTGCTCCCCGGACTGTTCCGCGGGGAgcgaggaggaagaggaggaggcggGGAAGGGCCGGTGCGGGGCCcgggaggggaggaggatgcGGGGCCGGAGGAGGaagggcgggcgggcgcggcaCAAGGCAGCACGGAGGCGCAGAGACGGGAGGAGAGATTTTATTGAGGGCGGCTCGGGTGCGAGagggccggggctgggcgcggGGGAGGCGGGGGATGTCGAGGGGCGAGGGGCAGCGAGCGCTGGTCCCGCTGCGCTCAGTTCTGGGCGACGAcctggaagggagagagggCCGGGCTGAGCGCGggggccgcggcgggcgcggcggggcccgagagcggcggggccggggccggcccggcgcGGGCGCCTTACGCTGTTGATCCAGGAGACGTAGGCGGAGACGCGGGTGAACACGGTGGGTTTGCGGGCCACGttgcagccctggctggacaCGAAGCTGGTGACGCCGTGCACCTGGTACTGGCCGTTGACAGCGCAGTGCAGGGGCCCGCCGGAATCGCCCTGCGGAGCGAGGAGCGGCGTgagccggggccgcggggggcGCCGCggaggcggcgggggcggcgcgggggcggcgggcgcaCCTGGCAGCCGGAGCGCACGCCGTCGCCGCCGGCGCACACCATGGTGTTCTTGACGGTGGAGCCCCAGTAGGACGGGCTGGAGCAGGTCTGGTAGTCCACGACGGGCAGGTAGGCCTGCAGCAGCACGCTGGACAGCTGCCCGTTGCCTGCACGGAGCCGGCGCCGCTCAGCGCCCGCCCGGAGCCGCCGGGCGCCGCCACGGCCCGGCCCGAGCAGAgcccgcggcccccgcccggcccctcccgccccgcccgTCCCCCCAAAGCTCGGCACGGCCCCGGCTGGCACCGGGCACCTGCGTGCCCCGAGCCGAGCCCCGAGCGGAGctgcccgggcccggccggggctcGGAGCGCTGCCGCggccggcggcgctgcccgcggccggGGCAGttgggggcggggggagcccgGGACTCACTGCGGGTCAGGCCCCAGCCCGTGATGTAGCAGGGGTAGTTGTTGGGCAGGATGGTGCCCTCCTGGGGCAGCACGGCCAGCTGCACGGCGCTGTTCAGGGTGGCGTAGGTGCTCAGGCGGAACAGGGCGATGTCGTAGCTGCCGCGGGGAGGGAGACGATGTTACCGAGACCCCCCAAATCCCGGCCGGGCTCCCCCAAGCGCCCCGTCCCGCGGCCCTTACCCTGCGGCCACGTTGTTGCTGTTCCAGTAGGGGTGCACGATGATCTTGCTGACGCTGAAGATCTGCTCGCTGCCCTCGTTCCTGTTGAGGTTGTGCTCGCCGGCCACCACACGGTAGTTCATGTTACTGGCGGCAAGGGGCAAAGAGCCTCCCTCAGCGCCGAGCGCCGCTCGCTGCAAGCGCGGCTGAGCCGCGAGGGGcacagcggggccggggcgctcCCGGAGCAGCGGCGCGGAGCTTTCGGCCTGAGGAGCCCCAAAGGCGCCCGAGGGCGGCCGCTCCGCGGCTCGGGGCAGGCAGGGTTTGTGTTGGGAAAGGGTTTTGGGGAAAGGAGCTGCGGCGAGGGGAAGGAGGGCCGGGCGCGGCGCTCACTTGTTGACGCAGTGGGCGGCGGTCATCACCCAGTTCCTCTGGATGAGGGAGCCCCCGCAGGTGTGGTGCCAGCCGCCGCCGGAGTAATACTGCAGGGAGACCTGGGCGGGGGGCGAGACACGGGCCGGGGCTgagcgcggggcggcggcgccgggagAGCCCCGGGCCGCGGCGCGGGACGGCGGCGGGACCCACCTGGTAGGGCCAGGCGTGCGAGCGCGCCTCGGTGCCGCCGACCACCCGCTGCATCTGATCCACATCGAGCTCGGAGCAGcgccctggggacacggggacggCGTGAGCCcccggcgcggggccggcccgggggggGCGTTCCGGGGGGCGCCGGGGCCGAAGGCTCCGGGCGGGACTCACCGCACAGGGCGAGGGCGGCGAGGAGCACGAGGTGCAGCATGGCTGGGGAGCGCGGTGTCCGCGGTGGGGCCGAGGCGCGGCCCCGCGGGAGCTTTAACGGGGCCGCGGGAGGAGGCGCGGGAAGGGCCGCAGGTGCCGCGGCCGCAGCGAGCGGCCTTGGCCCCCGTGCCAAAGCACACACGgcgcccgggccgggccgccccaCGGACACCCCGAGCGCCCCTCGGCTCCGGCTGCCAGCGAGGCGCTGCCGCctcctgtccccgtgtcccagAGCGGTGGCACGGGTTTGTCCCGGGCTGGGCCCGGGTTGGCCTCGGCTGCAGCTCCCCGTGGCCTCGGTTTGTGGGGCGGTTCCCGGGGGTCGATGCAGCGCCTGAATGGAGCCGCGTGGGCGCCGGGGGAACGGGGAAACGGAGGCACAAAGAGGGCACGAGCCTCACCCCCTGCCCAAGCCCCGGCacggccaggctggagcagggctggggctcggCCTCCCCGGGCCCGAGTTTGGGGCTAAACACAGCAGCGACATGCTTTGAAATAAACCCTGGAGTTTGGGCTGAAACTCTGTCATTTTTACCCCTTGAACTGGAAACTGAGGCTGTTTTGGGGGAGCCTTGGCCCTGGAGGCCACGGGCAGTGGCAAAACAGCGTTTGGGATCCCGGGGCTGGTGGGGTCAGCCAGGTCAACAGAAATGAAGGCAATGAAAGCACCTGCTGCACTTGTGCCCTTATCTGCAAGGGAAACACGAGATTTGACAGGAACACAGTGTCCAAATAATCCCGTGTTTGTCCTGTCAGCACCAAGGGCAcgcagggagggacagcagagagGGCTGCAccccccaggga from Prinia subflava isolate CZ2003 ecotype Zambia unplaced genomic scaffold, Cam_Psub_1.2 scaffold_52_NEW, whole genome shotgun sequence includes these protein-coding regions:
- the LOC134565468 gene encoding chymotrypsin-like elastase family member 1 isoform X2, with product MLHLVLLAALALCGRCSELDVDQMQRVVGGTEARSHAWPYQVSLQYYSGGGWHHTCGGSLIQRNWVMTAAHCVNNNMNYRVVAGEHNLNRNEGSEQIFSVSKIIVHPYWNSNNVAAGYDIALFRLSTYATLNSAVQLAVLPQEGTILPNNYPCYITGWGLTRSNGQLSSVLLQAYLPVVDYQTCSSPSYWGSTVKNTMVCAGGDGVRSGCQGDSGGPLHCAVNGQYQVHGVTSFVSSQGCNVARKPTVFTRVSAYVSWINSVVAQN
- the LOC134565468 gene encoding chymotrypsin-like elastase family member 1 isoform X1; this encodes MWIRCSGWSAAPRRARTPGPTRWVPPPSRAAARGSPGAAAPRSAPARVSPPAQVSLQYYSGGGWHHTCGGSLIQRNWVMTAAHCVNNNMNYRVVAGEHNLNRNEGSEQIFSVSKIIVHPYWNSNNVAAGYDIALFRLSTYATLNSAVQLAVLPQEGTILPNNYPCYITGWGLTRSNGQLSSVLLQAYLPVVDYQTCSSPSYWGSTVKNTMVCAGGDGVRSGCQGDSGGPLHCAVNGQYQVHGVTSFVSSQGCNVARKPTVFTRVSAYVSWINSVVAQN